In candidate division KSB1 bacterium, the genomic window GAAATAATCCAACTGAGGCGGAGCAAAAACTTTGGCAATATTTGAAAGAGAAACAAGTTTCCGGTGTTAAATTTAGAAGACAGTACAGTGTTGATGCTTATATTCTTGATTTTTATTCTCCAAGCCTGAAGTTAGCTATTGAAGTTGACGGACCCTCACACCTTACTTCCCGAGGAATTGAGCATGATGAAAATAGAACGACACATATTGAAGGGTTCGGTATCCGGATTTTGAGATTCACGAATGATGATGTTTACGAAAATATTGAAGGCGTAATTTTTAGAATCAATGAAGTAGTTCAAGAAATAGGAATTTAGGAGAAATATCGGACCTCCCCCTTGCGCCCTCCTTATTTAAGGAGGGCGCAAGGGGGAGGTTGATCGTTAATCGCATATGCTAACTTCAATCAAATACATTCTCACCATTGCTGAAGTCGAACGGAAGATGCTCTACCGCAAGGCCAAGTTTTGGGTGCTCGGCGGCGGCGGCTTGATCGGTATCGTCTTTTTCATGGTGATGCTGACTGTCTTCTCCATTGTCGGAGAAGGCATCCCGGGCGAGTTTTTGCTTGAGGGAACGGATGCTTATCTGGCCCTTTACTTTTTCAGCTATGCTCAGGCGATAGTCATCGCTTTTGTTGCCGGAGATTTTCGCAAGTCGGAAGAAAAAGCCCGTCTCGATCAAGTCATGCTCTCGCGGCCCATGACCACGGCAAATTGGGTGCTGGGCAAATATTTTGGCGTCGTCAGCGGCGTTTTGTATCTCAATTTATTCTTGATCATCATCGCCGTGATTGGCCGAACGCTCAAAGTTATTTTTACCGGCACCAGTTTCAATATCTTACCTTTTCTTGAATACTTTGCTATTGCAACCCTGCCCTCCATTCTATTTATGACGGCGTTGGTTTTCTTTATCGTCAGTGTGTTTCGGGCGCAGTCGGTGGCCATGATTGTTTCTTTGGGTTACTGGGTTTCGATCCTGGCATATTTTCGCCACAATTTTTTGGGACTCTTTGACTATGGGGCTTTTTTCGCGCCGATTTTTTCCAGCGATTTTATCGGTTTTGGAAATATTGAAGGGGTGCTTTTGCAGCGTCTGTTCTTTGTCCTGCTGGCGTTTTCTCTCATCGGGTTTTCAATACTGCTCTATCCGCGACTCTGGCAATCTCGTTTTTCAAAATATTTGTCAACAGCTTGTGCCGTGCTTTTTCTGTTTGCCGCCGGAGGTGTCGGCTATTTAATTTTCGAAAAACAGCAAACCACTCTGGCAACCCGCAATGCCGATTTTGACTTTCATAAAAGCTGGATTTCAAAACCGATTTGCAAAGTCAAACATTATGATTTGGACATCCGGTTTGGGAATGAGGAAACGCCGCTTGATGTTTCTGCAAAATTGTTTTTGACGAACCCTAATGACGAGGCGCTGCAGGAAGTCATTTTTGCGCTTAATGGCCAACTTACGGTTTCGCAGGTCAGCAAATTAAATGGTGACCCCATTCCATTTAAACACGAACAGCATCTATTGATCTTGGATTTGGCAAACTCTCCTCTTATGCCCAATTCTATAGATTCCATTCAAATTTCATATTCAGGGCAAATCGATGCAGATGGTTTCATGTTGGATCGTTTACCCAAAAGCAAAGGCCGAATTGACAAAAGCGACGGTCCCTGGGTTCAGCCCAATGAGTCGGCCTGGCTCAGTGAGGATTTTGCAGTCCTGCCGGCGCAATGCGGCTGGTATCCCCTTCCGGGCGCCGCTGCCGGTTATGATTTTTCAGCGCCGCGACCGCTAAATTTTGCCACTGCAGACATTCGGGTCAAAACCGCACAAGGTCTAAGTGTGATTTCTCAGGGCCGGAAAACCGAGGAGAAAATCGATGAGGATACAAAGCTCAGCCGCTTTTCAATAACCAAAGCGGTACCCGGGTTGTCACTGAACATTGGCGATTATAAACGACTGACTCACAAATTTAAACAGACCGAAGTTGAGTTGTACGTTCATCAAAAACACTTGCTGGATTACGACCTTTTTGCTGACGTCGCCGACACGTGTTATGAAGTCGTCGAAAGCATCCTCGATATTTTTGAACAGGTGAGCGGTCTGCCGTATCCTTACGATAAACTGGCGATTGTCGAGGTGCCGCTGCAAATGCAGGTTTACACATCACGATTCGGGTTGAACAACGTGATGCTGCAGCCGGAGATTATTATGCTTGGCGAGGTCATAGTTGCCCAGAATCGTTTCAAGAAAGAAATTGAGGACGAAACCAAAGATGCGCGCAAAGATGGCCGCGACGATTCCCCGCAGCGTATCAAAAGAGAGGTTTTTATTGAAATTGTACTGGACACATTTTTTTCAGACGACTGGCGCAGGTCCGGGAGTCTGAGCTCTCCCTTAAAAAATTATTTGCATTTCCAGGTAGATATCACCAATCCGGTTTTATCAAGAGCTCTCGAGCTGCAACTCTATGAAGAGAGTGAGCGCCGGGTCAACGACTTGTTCTATCCCGACCGCTGGGATGCGGCGCTCAGCAGTAACGATCGCATGCGCCAGAATGAGGGGGGGTGGAGAAACCGCCATCGCTACGGGATTGAGGTTGATTCTTTAATTACAACACTCACGAAGACTCCGCTAACGGAGATTCTTCCTGTGGAGGATGGCAAGTTATATAGCC contains:
- a CDS encoding endonuclease domain-containing protein; translated protein: MTQHFNRITEKARRKQLRNNPTEAEQKLWQYLKEKQVSGVKFRRQYSVDAYILDFYSPSLKLAIEVDGPSHLTSRGIEHDENRTTHIEGFGIRILRFTNDDVYENIEGVIFRINEVVQEIGI